In the Styela clava chromosome 8, kaStyClav1.hap1.2, whole genome shotgun sequence genome, one interval contains:
- the LOC120346273 gene encoding uncharacterized protein LOC120346273 isoform X1, producing the protein MNVLNEILEGLEFAFQKHEKEIVTELAADRLLHFIGVYLILVLAVLSKALEISDENISCFPVDNTTKLGTSFMKYANSHCWYSSRVTTEYGDENTAQYRKCLTREDRAREELLIDNPNPVNSFVQCLSYSLLLQALLFAIPSVWWHHRVGARLIGHLLFVKSFLKEVYENLRNIPAGIYRKLPYDKEGNYLDGWGKFKPRYKQEHQGMSTTQENENDSTKNAGTMDIFNRELTLNEVIDVAVNSDIKEEEKEQKTLDTNVQEAYNRICGSMKDRQLFSMLCYENFASLEYYSYIMSVQSLTSTPAADGDRRGIVPLQKGIWRQFTHKDNFTGDFLIRSYMTMCIMRLVLSFVIFIVLWIIFSQSFAPTFSTKSFTCDLPLHNLCLVCVIKRHWDVTALFLIDVCVIFVYFGLSAFQFYFVRFGSNRAVCHYLEDMKDSMSVAFLSAWKASQRRRKKQS; encoded by the exons ATGAatgttttaaatgaaattttggaAGGTCTTGAATTTGCTTTCCAAAAACACGAAAAGGAGATTGTCACCGAGCTTGCTGCCGACAGGCTACTTCATTTTATCGGAGTTTATCTCATTCTTGTTTTAGCTGTGCTTTCAAAAGCGTTGGAAATCTCAG ACGAGAACATATCATGCTTTCCCGTTGATAACACGACAAAATTAGGGACAAGTTTTATGAAGTATGCAAATAGTCACTGTTGGTACTCTTCACGTGTGACCACTGAATATGGAGACGAAAATACTGCTCAGTATCGAAAATGTCTGACTCGAGAAGACAGAGCCCGGGAGGAGTTATTGATAGATAATCCAAATCCGGTGAATTCCTTCGTTCAGTGCTTATCATATTCCCTTTTATTGCAA gCATTACTCTTTGCAATACCATCGGTATGGTGGCACCATAGAGTCGGAGCACGTCTGATTGGGCATCTACTTTTTGTAAAATCTTTCTTGAAAGAAGTCTATGAGAATTTGAGAAATATTCCAGCTGGAATATATCGGAA GTTGCCATATGATAAGGAAGGAAACTATTTAGATGGGTGGGGAAAATTTAAGCCTCGATACAAACAAGAGCACCAAGGAATGTCAACTACACAAGAGAATGAAAACGATTCGACTAAAAATGCTGGAACGATGGACATATTTAACAGAGAACTTACTTTGAATGAAGTCATTGATGTCGCCGTCAATAGTGAtataaaagaagaagaaaaggaACAAAAGACGCTcgacaccaac GTTCAGGAAGCATATAACCGCATTTGTGGTTCAATGAAAGACAGACAACTGTTTTCAATGCTTTGCTACGAAAATTTTGCATCTCTCGAATATTATTCCTACATAATGTCCGTCCAATCGTTGACTTCAACGCCAGCTGCCGACGGAGATCGAAGAGGTATTGTACCTCTTCAAAAGGGAATCTGGCGTCAATTCACGCATAAAGACAACTTTACGGGAGATTTCCTAATACGTTCCTACATGACCATGTGCATTATGAGACTGGTGTTATCATTCGTGATATTCATTGTGCTGTGGATTATTTTCAGTCAGTCGTTTGCGCCAACATTTTCGACAAAGTCATTCAC ATGCGACCTCCCACTTCACAACTTGTGCCTGGTTTGCGTTATAAAACGACACTGGGATGTTACAGCATTGTTCTTAATCGATGTATGCGTCATTTTTGTATATTTCGGTTTGTCAGCATTTCAGTTTTACTTCGTTAGATTCGGGTCAAACCGGGCAGTTTGCCACTACTTAGAAGATATGAAAGACTCCATGAGCGTTGCATTCTTGTCGGCATGGAAAGCCAGTCAAAGAAGACGAAAAAAGCAATCGTAA
- the LOC120345540 gene encoding uncharacterized protein LOC120345540: protein MVKASKQTMALASRYSPLASPNIRRSEIRRPVSSEAVYIKSDGAKTTGTPPALRTIRAEFCKKYKSKLEENRKEQQVEESTSEAKELRNLYQKLRGVIPSLSEQQTKPVTSLDVVLSAIDYIRDLHSMLGEKSPPPPGLFPVTSTPLFMKTSGRTPLTQLENKRPEFSKHNDSELSEEDLPSN from the exons ATGGTGAAAGCAAGCAAGCAAACAATGGCTCTCGCTTCAAGATACAGCCCTTTAGCTTCACCAAATATACGCAGATCAGAGATAAGACGACCAGTATCTTCAGAAGCGGTTTACATCAAAAGCGACGGTGCTAAAACCACAGGCACACCACCGGCATTGAGAACGATACGGGCAGAGTTTTGTAAGAAATATAAGTCAAAACTAGAGGAAAACCGAAAAGAACAACAAGTTGAAGAATCTACATCAGAGGCAAAAGAACTAAG AAATTTGTACCAAAAACTTCGAGGTGTGATCCCCTCATTGTCGGAACAACAGACGAAACCTGTGACAAGTCTCGACGTTGTATTAAGCGCCATCGACTATATTCGTGATCTACATTCCATGCTTGGTGAAAAGTCCCCACCACCTCCCGGTCTTTTTCCAGTGACGTCAACGCCACTTTTTATGAAAACGTCCGGAAGAACACCTTTGACTCAACTAGAAAACAAAAGGCCGGAATTCAGTAAGCATAAC GATTCAGAATTGTCTGAAGAAGATCTCCCATCAAATTGA
- the LOC120346273 gene encoding uncharacterized protein LOC120346273 isoform X2 translates to MNVLNEILEGLEFAFQKHEKEIVTELAADRLLHFIGVYLILVLAVLSKALEISDENISCFPVDNTTKLGTSFMKYANSHCWYSSRVTTEYGDENTAQYRKCLTREDRAREELLIDNPNPVNSFVQCLSYSLLLQALLFAIPSVWWHHRVGARLIGHLLFVKSFLKEVYENLRNIPAGIYRKLPYDKEGNYLDGWGKFKPRYKQEHQGMSTTQENENDSTKNAGTMDIFNRELTLNEVIDVAVNSDIKEEEKEQKTLDTNEAYNRICGSMKDRQLFSMLCYENFASLEYYSYIMSVQSLTSTPAADGDRRGIVPLQKGIWRQFTHKDNFTGDFLIRSYMTMCIMRLVLSFVIFIVLWIIFSQSFAPTFSTKSFTCDLPLHNLCLVCVIKRHWDVTALFLIDVCVIFVYFGLSAFQFYFVRFGSNRAVCHYLEDMKDSMSVAFLSAWKASQRRRKKQS, encoded by the exons ATGAatgttttaaatgaaattttggaAGGTCTTGAATTTGCTTTCCAAAAACACGAAAAGGAGATTGTCACCGAGCTTGCTGCCGACAGGCTACTTCATTTTATCGGAGTTTATCTCATTCTTGTTTTAGCTGTGCTTTCAAAAGCGTTGGAAATCTCAG ACGAGAACATATCATGCTTTCCCGTTGATAACACGACAAAATTAGGGACAAGTTTTATGAAGTATGCAAATAGTCACTGTTGGTACTCTTCACGTGTGACCACTGAATATGGAGACGAAAATACTGCTCAGTATCGAAAATGTCTGACTCGAGAAGACAGAGCCCGGGAGGAGTTATTGATAGATAATCCAAATCCGGTGAATTCCTTCGTTCAGTGCTTATCATATTCCCTTTTATTGCAA gCATTACTCTTTGCAATACCATCGGTATGGTGGCACCATAGAGTCGGAGCACGTCTGATTGGGCATCTACTTTTTGTAAAATCTTTCTTGAAAGAAGTCTATGAGAATTTGAGAAATATTCCAGCTGGAATATATCGGAA GTTGCCATATGATAAGGAAGGAAACTATTTAGATGGGTGGGGAAAATTTAAGCCTCGATACAAACAAGAGCACCAAGGAATGTCAACTACACAAGAGAATGAAAACGATTCGACTAAAAATGCTGGAACGATGGACATATTTAACAGAGAACTTACTTTGAATGAAGTCATTGATGTCGCCGTCAATAGTGAtataaaagaagaagaaaaggaACAAAAGACGCTcgacaccaac GAAGCATATAACCGCATTTGTGGTTCAATGAAAGACAGACAACTGTTTTCAATGCTTTGCTACGAAAATTTTGCATCTCTCGAATATTATTCCTACATAATGTCCGTCCAATCGTTGACTTCAACGCCAGCTGCCGACGGAGATCGAAGAGGTATTGTACCTCTTCAAAAGGGAATCTGGCGTCAATTCACGCATAAAGACAACTTTACGGGAGATTTCCTAATACGTTCCTACATGACCATGTGCATTATGAGACTGGTGTTATCATTCGTGATATTCATTGTGCTGTGGATTATTTTCAGTCAGTCGTTTGCGCCAACATTTTCGACAAAGTCATTCAC ATGCGACCTCCCACTTCACAACTTGTGCCTGGTTTGCGTTATAAAACGACACTGGGATGTTACAGCATTGTTCTTAATCGATGTATGCGTCATTTTTGTATATTTCGGTTTGTCAGCATTTCAGTTTTACTTCGTTAGATTCGGGTCAAACCGGGCAGTTTGCCACTACTTAGAAGATATGAAAGACTCCATGAGCGTTGCATTCTTGTCGGCATGGAAAGCCAGTCAAAGAAGACGAAAAAAGCAATCGTAA